In Methanooceanicella nereidis, the sequence GTAACCGAAGAATCCGAGCCTGCCCCATGCTTCCTTGTGCAGGTACATGGATAAGTACCAGGCAGACAGACCTGCGTTACCGTTACCGGTTGCGTAGGAGGTCGCCAGACCGGATGCTGCCGAAAGGACAGTCGCCCTCTGTGAACCGCCGAAGTGGTCCTCAAGGGTGGTCGGGAAGCCTTCGTACTGCTCGATACCGTAGAGCGTGACTTCGGTTCCTACATCGTTAACTGTGTCGAGGTTTGCCTTCGCCTTGCATGCGCCGCCGTACTTCTTCTTGACGTAGTCTGCGCCGTAGTAGGAGAAGTCGTCGAGGATATCATCAGTGTATGCAGCGGTTGCATACTGGGTGAATCCTACACCACCGGACATGTATGAGCCGAGCCATATCTGGTCGTAGAGCATACAGCCGGATGCGACTACTTCAAGACCGGACTTTATCGGGTCGTCCGGGTATTTCCTGCCGGTCTGGACTATGTCCGAGAGGAAACCGAAGGATACTCCACCGGGTTCGTTCGGACCCCTGGCACGTCTTGCGGGTAACAGGTTACCCATCTCGACGACCGAGGCGTGCTTTGCTGCGAACGCAAGGTCTGCCACTGCTGCCTCACCGGCGCACATCTTGTACGCGGTGATGAATGACATACCGATCTGCATTGCAGACCACCTGGAGGTGGTACCACCGTCGCAAGTCCTGACGACTATGGTCGGGATGTGGACGGCCTGGTGTAAGGATTTGCCGAGTGACTTCTTGATCTGCTCAGCCTGTTCCTTCGGGAAGGCCTTGTTTATGTCTATGACATACTGCTTGTCGATGGAGTCGGCAAGCTCATCGTCACCGGTGAACACCTTGACGAAACAGTCATCTACAACGCCTGGGTGGGTTTCGACCATGTGTTCCTGAACGACTGCACCACCGGGCATTGCGTGGTTGAGAACTGCCAGGTAGTTGCTGATCGTTTCCGGAGTGACGGTCTTACCGAGACGCTTCTCGAGCACGGAGTGTGCTGTGTCGAGACCGACTATGACGGTCCTCCTTATCTCATCCCAGAACTGCTGCATTGCAGCGTTGTTGACGAAGTGAAGGTCATCGCCCTCTACTACTACGTCAGTGCCCGAGACCTGATAGGACATAAGCTGTCTCTGACCGAGTGGGATACCGCCCATGTGGACCATCGGGTTGTATGCGGAGATGCCTCTCTTCTTGGCGACTGCGTCTCCTGCCTTCTTGAACTCCACTTTTCTCTTGGACTGGGTGTAACCCTCATACTTGTACTTGGTCACCTGGGAGGTTGGCTCCTCGGCGAACTTCTTCTTCATTGCCTTGATGAATAATTTCTGGGTTTCCTGAACTGACATTTTATTCACCTCTCCTTACACCTTCGGGAAGAACCCGCACTTTGTCCTTAAGTTGTGGATCCTCTGTACCCAGGGTAATACTTCATCGTCTGCCCTGAATGCAACACCGTCAACACGGTAGATGGTGGTCCTCTTCTTGAGCTCTTCTTCGGACATGGGTTTGCCGAGGTTTACTTTTCTGTCGAGCGGGTCGCCGACCTGGTCCTTAACGGCCTGGACGTTACCGTCTGCGCCGAGAACCTGTCTCTGCAGCATGTCGAACATCATGCCGTTCTCGTTAAGCCTGAGCGAGTGACCGTGCACGGTGCAGCCTCTTAAGGATGCCCTTGCCGGGTCGAACATCTCGGTCTCCATAACTTCCTTGGTTATGGCCTCGATGTCTCTCTCACGGGCCTCGATGATCTGCCTGCCCGAGAGGGTACCTGGGTCTACTCCCCTGTACCTGGTGCATGCCATCCAGGACCTGAGGTACGGGACCATCGGTGCGAAGTACATTGAGTCAGCGTACTGATTGTACCTGATCCTGTCTCCTTCCTTGGTACCCGGGGTGGGCTCGACTATCTTCCTTATGGGGCAGTCCGGCTCACCGGTCTCTGCTAATGGCGGGTGTACCTTCTTGTATGCGGAACCCGGGGCGCGGTGTCCCAGCATGATGACGACGTCGTCATCGGAGAGGCTCCTGAGCTTCTCCATCTTGTATGATGGGTCCATGAACTTCTTTCTGTTCTG encodes:
- the mcrG gene encoding coenzyme-B sulfoethylthiotransferase subunit gamma, which produces MAYKAQFYPGKTSVAQNRKKFMDPSYKMEKLRSLSDDDVVIMLGHRAPGSAYKKVHPPLAETGEPDCPIRKIVEPTPGTKEGDRIRYNQYADSMYFAPMVPYLRSWMACTRYRGVDPGTLSGRQIIEARERDIEAITKEVMETEMFDPARASLRGCTVHGHSLRLNENGMMFDMLQRQVLGADGNVQAVKDQVGDPLDRKVNLGKPMSEEELKKRTTIYRVDGVAFRADDEVLPWVQRIHNLRTKCGFFPKV
- the mcrA gene encoding coenzyme-B sulfoethylthiotransferase subunit alpha gives rise to the protein MSVQETQKLFIKAMKKKFAEEPTSQVTKYKYEGYTQSKRKVEFKKAGDAVAKKRGISAYNPMVHMGGIPLGQRQLMSYQVSGTDVVVEGDDLHFVNNAAMQQFWDEIRRTVIVGLDTAHSVLEKRLGKTVTPETISNYLAVLNHAMPGGAVVQEHMVETHPGVVDDCFVKVFTGDDELADSIDKQYVIDINKAFPKEQAEQIKKSLGKSLHQAVHIPTIVVRTCDGGTTSRWSAMQIGMSFITAYKMCAGEAAVADLAFAAKHASVVEMGNLLPARRARGPNEPGGVSFGFLSDIVQTGRKYPDDPIKSGLEVVASGCMLYDQIWLGSYMSGGVGFTQYATAAYTDDILDDFSYYGADYVKKKYGGACKAKANLDTVNDVGTEVTLYGIEQYEGFPTTLEDHFGGSQRATVLSAASGLATSYATGNGNAGLSAWYLSMYLHKEAWGRLGFFGYDLQDQCGATNVFSCRSDEGAVAELRGPNYPNYAMNVGHQGGYAGIAAEAHFARGDAWTVSPLLKVAFADKDLKFDFTEPRKEFARGAIREFMPAGERSLIIPAK